The Zygosaccharomyces rouxii strain CBS732 chromosome G complete sequence genome contains a region encoding:
- a CDS encoding uncharacterized protein (similar to uniprot|P38740 Saccharomyces cerevisiae YHL026C Hypothetical ORF): protein MKETTRSSKWFIFYYLFENGLISAMVAGGSEFGIAYAMYWNHKSPLTLWAFPHTLSGDCALSHFIQVGLTWYAEELTIGWDALNGKTPIIPFANKYLPKSKFVRWYFEVDNGIIPDEDEPENNTFKKYMKRQLIRYPQKNWFFNLCEWLIRKSIRALIVGAIIWAVEWPITMGIMAGTGTRVGSHDYKFHGYYPEVMKLIYGFVLGLISTPTAILIVVLRDQWYRLYLQTEESSGGLLSPAGLEDKSSKLQESSKQNSTILKNPVTDDSFTS, encoded by the coding sequence ATGAAAGAGACAACGAGAAGTAGCAAGTGGTTTATTTTTTACTATCTGTTCGAAAACGGGTTAATATCAGCGATGGTTGCTGGTGGGTCAGAATTTGGGATTGCATATGCTATGTATTGGAATCATAAGAGTCCTCTAACGCTTTGGGCTTTCCCACATACACTGTCGGGAGACTGTGCCCTCAGTCATTTCATTCAAGTTGGTCTTACATGGTATGCCGAGGAGTTAACCATAGGCTGGGATGCGCTTAATGGAAAAACACCAATAATACCGTTTGCCAACAAATATTTGCCCAAAAGCAAATTTGTTAGATGGTATTTTGAAGTTGATAATGGCATTATACCTGACGAGGATGAACCTGAAAATAATACCTTTAAAAAATACATGAAGAGGCAGCTAATTAGGTACCCgcagaaaaattggttctttAATTTATGTGAATGGTTGATTCGTAAAAGTATAAGAGCTTTGATTGTAGGGGCTATCATCTGGGCAGTTGAATGGCCCATAACCATGGGGATTATGGCAGGCACGGGTACCAGAGTTGGTTCTCACGACTACAAATTTCATGGATACTATCCAGAAGTCATGAAATTGATATACGGATTTGTTCTGGGTTTAATTTCTACTCCGACAGCTATTTTGATAGTAGTTCTGAGGGATCAGTGGTACAGATTATACTTGCAAACTGAGGAGTCGTCAGGTGGACTTTTGTCACCCGCGGGTCTAGAGGATAAGAGTTctaaattacaagaatctTCCAAGCAAAATTCAACtattttaaagaatcctGTCACAGATGATTCTTTCACATCGTGA
- the SPC105 gene encoding kinetochore-microtubule binding complex subunit SPC105 (weakly similar to uniprot|P53148 Saccharomyces cerevisiae YGL093W SPC105 Protein required for accurate chromosome segregation localizes to the nuclear side of the spindle pole body forms a complex with Ydr532cp), translating to MAKGILKSSQNEEPQFASGLQLPTSSLSRHEVLENGNNTTSRINTLQLENKINRRVSFAPDVTLHSFDFVPQVKDVKLPRRKEKREEDDEKNPEGEESTELSQAEPGQDSEMTMTQVFKPSKEMEMTDIFRPPHDEPMELTQVRRAPENVDDGFEKMESSQIEHATGNLDDGSQTMELSQIQHATENVDGASEQMELTQVQHATGNLDDASEHMELTQVPRATRNVDGASEQMELTQVPRATGNIADESEKMDLTQVHRIIENVDDESEKMELTQVPSRVHTPPAKRRKTMSSEIEEDDDMELSLMRMSPIALRGTDTKPPLSYSLKKFLDAVGVSFLIDTNFIKSQEAVEFPLTKLPVSLHSHQILSKLYVDMPVLEMNEFVCRELWRRVDQSSVQFQDLENQISSSVPPLLFREYFQSSEDMRRLMNQQLQLVKSFAKLESRKAWYDWRIQHFKGLQDVLLENLGLLQEEKTKLDKDLQRAQKNKEETFSLLQVLRKEVELVRDLPSQVYKKESKLADKLQLEKFRQELKAHKIAFNDSQNLRLQRRSLVAEIESKCKELGELKGKLHQLQQKNKTQVTDYDMTKLRRKLEFLSVLSGIQFKGINNSQLLVKCFDLIELSIDLSLSQSAPQKACSLLNNTEPFYNELLEYVISQLQTSTNFLTDLFLQLRKLIPLIKTYFFLKHLFPLTISTANRTTTIQLMDYDIRTDVKYVYKLSMQELITAVLDENSTVSLSVELAQKNKEIPLDVISARFVSKTGRILSWANLKRIHMTT from the coding sequence ATGGCTAAGGGGATCTTGAAAAGTAGTCAAAACGAGGAACCACAGTTTGCTTCTGGGCTGCAATTGCCTACTTCTAGTCTTTCCAGACATGAAGTTTTagaaaatggtaataatacGACTTCCAGGATTAATACTCTGCAGTTAGAGAATAAGATCAATAGAAGGGTTTCCTTTGCTCCAGACGTTACACTTCACAGCTTTGATTTTGTACCACAGGTTAAAGATGTGAAATTGCCCAGGAGGAAGGAGAAAagagaggaagatgatgaaaagaatcCAGAAGGCGAAGAATCAACGGAATTATCGCAAGCAGAACCAGGACAGGATTCCGAAATGACGATGACCCAGGTTTTCAAACCATCtaaagaaatggaaatgaCTGATATTTTTAGACCTCCTCATGATGAACCTATGGAATTGACCCAGGTACGGCGTGCTCCAGAGAATGTAGACgatggatttgaaaagatggagTCATCCCAAATAGAGCATGCTACAGGGAATTTAGATGATGGATCTCAAACAATGGAGCTGTCCCAAATACAGCATGCTACAGAGAATGTTGATGGTGCATCTGAACAAATGGAACTGACTCAAGTACAGCATGCTACAGGGAATTTAGATGATGCATCCGAACATATGGAACTTACCCAAGTACCGCGTGCCACAAGGAATGTAGATGGTGCATCTGAACAGATGGAACTGACCCAAGTACCGCGTGCTACAGGGAATATAGCTGATGAATCTGAAAAGATGGACTTGACCCAAGTACACCGTATTATAGAGAAtgtagatgatgaatccGAAAAGATGGAGTTAACACAGGTACCAAGTAGAGTACATACCCCACCTGCGAAAAGACGCAAGACAATGAGCagtgaaattgaagaagacgacGATATGGAATTATCACTTATGAGAATGTCACCTATTGCACTACGCGGGACAGATACGAAACCACCTCTATCTTACTCactgaaaaaattcttggatgCAGTAGGAGTTTCATTTCTTATTGATAcaaattttatcaaaagCCAAGAAGCTGTCGAGTTCCCACTGACGAAATTACCAGTTTCTTTACATTCTCACCAAATTTTGTCAAAACTCTACGTGGATATGCCAGTCCTGGAAATGAATGAATTTGTATGTAGAGAATTATGGAGACGTGTGGATCAATCAAGCGTTCAATTccaagatttggaaaaccaAATAAGTTCATCAGTACCGCCGCTATTGTTTAGAGAGTATTTCCAATCTAGTGAGGACATGAGACGATTGATGAATCAGCAGCTACAATTAGTTAAGAGTTTTGCCAAATTAGAATCAAGGAAAGCTTGGTACGACTGGAGGATTCAACATTTTAAAGGTTTGCAAGATGTActattggaaaatttagGATTATtacaagaggaaaagacCAAATTAGATAAAGATTTGCAAAGAGCACAGAAGAACAAGGAAGAAACCTTTAGCCTTTTACAAgttttgagaaaagaagTAGAACTGGTTAGAGATCTTCCCTCACAGGTTTACAAAAAGGAGAGTAAATTAGCAGATAAAttacaattggaaaaatttagaCAAGAGCTAAAAGCTCACAAAATTGCATTTAACGATTCACAAAATTTGAGATTACAAAGGAGGTCTTTAGTTgcagaaattgaatcaaagTGCAAGGAATTAGGTGAATTGAAGGGGAAGTTAcatcaattgcaacaaAAGAACAAGACTCAGGTTACAGATTACGATATGACAAAATTACGcagaaaattggaattcttgAGTGTTTTATCAGGTATCCAGTTTAAAGGAATAAACAATTCTCAGCTATTGGTTAAGTGTTTTGATCTAATAGAATTGTCAATCGATTTGTCTCTTTCACAGAGCGCTCCTCAGAAGGCTTGCAGTTTATTAAACAATACCGAACCATTTTACAACGAACTTCTTGAATATGTGATTTCTCAATTGCAAACAAGTACAAATTTTTTGACAGATTTATTCTTACAGCTGCGTAAATTGATACCATTGATCAAAActtacttttttttaaaacaTCTGTTCCCGCTAACCATATCGACCGCCAATCGAACCACTACTATACAATTAATGGACTACGACATACGAACTGATGTGAAATACGTTTACAAATTGTCGATGCAAGAACTAATAACTGCAGTTCTTGATGAAAACTCAACAGTCTCGTTATCAGTGGAATTGGCacaaaaaaacaaagaGATCCCGCTGGACGTGATCTCTGCTAGGTTCGTATCCAAAACAGGCAGAATATTATCTTGGGCAAATCTTAAAAGAATTCATATGACTACATAA
- the LIF1 gene encoding Lif1p (some similarities with uniprot|P53150 Saccharomyces cerevisiae YGL090W LIF1 Protein involved in DNA double-strand break repair physically interacts with DNA ligase 4 (Lig4p) homologous to mammalian XRCC4 protein), with protein sequence MKFVSCLPVSDAAVEHEEVDEVVLCESHFSQDNFPSSADAIENLTIEWLVLSEGSEIHQRHNCRLYDLQVFTDASETKYIWYELLRQLTSHKVYNPDMEQKVRYTRWICNAPEGGEWSLCMELKSGGIVRKIAQLQLTPASHCELNLFQMANTLFQECCACNDKMAQIKSQTDTIERHLNDLQEERKLLDQLLEKRDTKTRSVVVGLLNEKKRKIAELQRQLKDQGPQDAELINRYVTDPVRGHISPGRRRKRLDNHNSDTRRNPRLAPPPKKLRVKKEESGSEPEPEPEGKQEFKFLGIKKQDNPVKQEDEELPDPSTSSTNESTSHTENSTDEGENGDEDEDQDEDEEETDVE encoded by the coding sequence ATGAAATTTGTGAGCTGTCTACCGGTCTCAGATGCTGCTGTGGAACACGAAGAAGTCGATGAGGTAGTTTTATGCGAATCCCATTTCTCGCAAGACAATTTTCCATCATCCGCTGATGCTATAGAGAACCTAACCATAGAATGGTTGGTGCTTAGCGAAGGAAGTGAAATCCATCAGAGGCACAATTGCCGTTTGTATGATCTACAAGTCTTCACGGATGCTAGTGAGACGAAATACATTTGGTACGAGTTGCTTAGACAACTAACCAGCCACAAGGTTTACAACCCTGATATGGAACAAAAAGTTAGATATACACGATGGATTTGTAATGCGCCTGAAGGAGGTGAATGGAGCCTATGTATGGAACTGAAATCGGGTGGAATTGTCAGGAAAATTGCTCAATTACAACTAACACCAGCATCTCATTGCGAATTGaaccttttccaaatggcAAATACACTATTTCAAGAGTGCTGTGCGTGTAATGATAAAATGGCACAAATTAAGTCTCAAACAGATACCATAGAGCGTCATCTCAATGACTTGCAAGAGGAAAGGAAACTcttggatcaattgttggaaaaaagGGATACCAAAACGAGATCTGTTGTCGTTGGTCTATTGaatgagaaaaaaaggaagataGCAGAATTACAACGACAGTTGAAGGATCAAGGACCTCAGGATGCTGAACTAATTAATCGTTACGTTACAGACCCCGTCAGGGGGCACATTTCGCCAggaagaaggagaaaacGTCTTGACAATCATAATAGTGATACAAGAAGGAACCCGAGACTAGCGCCACCTCCAAAGAAACTGCGAGTCAAGAAAGAAGAGTCAGGATCGGAACCAGAACCAGAACCAGAAGGAAAACAGGAATTCAAGTTTTTGGGAATTAAGAAACAAGACAATCCCGTAAAacaagaggatgaagaactGCCAGACCCATCGACAAGCTCTACGAATGAGAGTACGAGCCATACGGAAAACAGTACAGACGAAGGTGAGAACGGAgacgaagacgaagatcaagacgaagatgaagaagaaacagatGTGGAATAA
- the NBP35 gene encoding Fe-S cluster-binding ATPase (highly similar to uniprot|P52920 Saccharomyces cerevisiae YGL091C NBP35 Essential nuclear protein evolutionarily conserved putative ATPase exhibits genetic interaction with CDC2 encoding the catalytic subunit of DNA polymerase delta): protein MTGTDIEQVLPPAYELKEPEPEHCPGPESENAGKGNACTGCANQSVCESLPKGPDPDIPAIVENLSNIKHKILVLSGKGGVGKSTFTTLLSWALSTDEDLQVGAMDLDICGPSLPHMLGCSDETVHESSTGWTPVYVADNLATISIQFMLPEDDSAIIWRGSKKNSLIKKFLKDVDWDQLDYLIVDTPPGTSDEHISISKYMKESGIDGALVVTTPQEVALLDVRKEIDFCRKAGIRVLGLVENMSGFVCPNCKGESQIFKPTTGGGKALCEELGIRFLGSVPLDPRIGRSSDQGESFLDTHPDSPASTAVLEVVEALRDEVGDF, encoded by the coding sequence ATGACTGGAACTGATATAGAACAAGTATTACCTCCTGCATATGAGCTCAAAGAGCCAGAACCTGAGCACTGTCCTGGACCTGAATCTGAAAATGCTGGTAAAGGCAATGCTTGTACAGGATGTGCGAATCAAAGCGTTTGTGAAAGTCTCCCCAAGGGTCCTGATCCTGATATCCCTGCAATAGTGGAGAATTTGTCAAATATAAAGCATAAGATTTTAGTTTTATCAGGCAAAGGTGGTGTTGGTAAATCAACTTTTACTACATTGTTAAGTTGGGCCCTGTCgacagatgaagatttgcAGGTGGGGGCGATGGATTTAGATATCTGTGGACCATCTTTACCTCATATGCTTGGCTGTTCAGATGAAACTGTGCATGAATCCAGTACAGGTTGGACACCCGTTTATGTCGCTGATAATTTGGCAACGATATCGATTCAATTTATGTTACCAGAAGACGATTCTGCGATTATTTGGAGAGGttcaaaaaagaattcacttataaagaaatttctaAAGGATGTGGATTGGGATCAGTTAGACTACTTAATAGTGGATACCCCACCGGGAACATCTGATGAACATATTTCTATTAGCAAATATATGAAAGAATCCGGCATAGATGGTGCATTAGTAGTAACTACACCACAAGAAGTTGCATTATTAGATGTTAGAAAGGAAATTGACTTTTGCCGAAAGGCTGGTATTAGAGTACTAGGTTTAGTAGAAAATATGAGTGGTTTCGTTTGTCCCAACTGTAAAGGTGAATCTCAGATATTCAAACCAACCACAGGAGGAGGTAAGGCGTTGTGTGAGGAGTTAGGAATAAGATTTTTAGGTTCGGTTCCACTAGATCCAAGAATTGGTCGCAGCTCCGATCAAGGTGAGAGTTTCTTAGATACACATCCGGACAGTCCAGCCTCTACTGCTGTTCTCGAGGTCGTAGAGGCACTTCGAGATGAGGTGGGAGATTTTTGA
- the NUP145 gene encoding nucleocytoplasmic transporter NUP145 (similar to uniprot|P49687 Saccharomyces cerevisiae YGL092W NUP145 Essential nucleoporin catalyzes its own cleavage in vivo to generate a C-terminal fragment that assembles into the Nup84p subcomplex of the nuclear pore complex), protein MFNRNTNGGFLFGNANTSTPTSTPTPAPNSLQVPQKSGNLFGNANANLGVSTPSPSGGLFGNSNTQAGAGGGGGLFGNQSTTNKPLFSNGASTTNNTGGSSLFGNTNTNTNTNTNANTSNNTTAPSTFSFGNNASKTNNNSSGGLFSNSGNQPTGGLFGNKPTASGGLFGGSSAPQPQQQQPPNGNITASNPYGLNINNIPIPSVSDMPAPITSSKGNKQGSESSSSGTSGLISSGSVMDGKRNFSLSSSSPSNLPTTTSLPSFSHSSLVNKLSARLKTVNQASAVQGLFSPSRNKLWDNHETGGVLTSNSSEYKPTHSNNTVLPSKGLSPFPLQKGEVSDLRKLKIDPNRSAAKKVKLLSGMAATTKSFELDDGTTRNWDIKKSESRNSSVSNLNNTDTDEFSSAETKVDGEEKPGNTKEEPKTDYWCSPSLEKLSHLPMNQLSIVPDFVIGRKGYGCITFNREVDLTAFAPNLEEELFGRIVVFHPTKTVEVYPEESKKAPIGHGLNVPATITLENIYPVDRKTKKPLKDGSRSDEVQLLIKRLKNMRDMEFISYNPFGGIWTFKVNHFSIWGVVNEEDVEVDTAEVEKLKNENMSNRTLAFPKNKRKLVQSNAQGFTHSPKENGDRTQNDLLALQDQSGAEATDELVEDENGDDLFLEEKPYEPDVSEQDFAGMEVEPSLNVSTDWVTQLKLAGSSLQSIFAAPKDLLAPGNDEIDMLFNEFNQSVELKKKIKKERKLTSPLNFAKFCCDSKFLVKDSHGPVGAKLHNLLLPYQRDVAIVNSLFRKQLKGSVIMERQSNAYPVVTQNSLQFKDVMELHGPSDPDYQVWKLCSLLFDAVDLPDSLDNEEVKANLLKKERHRLLCSWIVDQVQEEIDAKLKKTTNALDQIFLYLAKNDIVGASQLAIKSQNGHIAILISLLGSNDPGVCQLASLQLDKWNSAGNKVDSSVARIYRLLTGDLVNGSFLTAEMMSEFNWLALLGVVLYYGKIDEFSLEDLINHFFRYFKKPENDIFLIILSLFSTPSSSEALLKKLKLNTTALESLFPWYFAQILRFGTAYKFSNVILDQLTLTSIEELKFANLHEEALLATCFLSNDFVAQQQIDSLVFHNIKRLSKSSNGYILDRLKISTKLIYQAKALNDKYNSNYLSEAKHLLKAKSFEDAEKVIVTLVGPRLVIQGASTRLEELEILRTLLSSFPQNEMENWESGLGVFDNFLKLILDKDYREELFSSLISGLSLLHQANRFHKEVPVCCNIMAQELVTTFINEHGGKLDDNTKGKLLRLPLGQPEKVYLECMLAKTV, encoded by the coding sequence ATGTTCAATCGAAATACCAATGGTGGGTTCCTTTTCGGCAACGCAAACACATCTACACCAACTTCAACACCGACACCAGCTCCAAATAGTCTCCAAGTACCTCAGAAATCTGGAAATCTCTTTGGTAATGCCAATGCAAATTTAGGAGTCTCTACGCCAAGTCCCTCAGGTGGATTATTCGGCAATTCTAACACTCAAGCTGGTGCTGGGGGCGGTGGAGGATTGTTTGGAAATCAATCCACTACCAATAAACCTCTTTTTTCTAACGGTGCCTCCACGACGAATAATACTGGTGGCTCTTCACTTTTTGGAAATACGAATACGAATACAAATACAAATACAAATGCAAATACAAGCAACAATACAACAGCTCCATCGACATTTTCATTTGGTAACAATGCATCAAAGACCAACAATAATAGTTCTGGCGGACTTTTCTCGAATAGTGGTAACCAACCAACAGGTGGCCTTTTTGGCAATAAACCTACTGCTTCAGGAGGTCTATTTGGTGGAAGCTCCGCTCCTCAAccacagcaacaacaacctcCCAATGGTAACATTACTGCATCAAATCCATACGGATTAAACATCAACAATATCCCCATTCCATCTGTTTCCGACATGCCTGCTCCAATTACCTCCTCTAAGGGTAATAAGCAGGGTTCAGaaagttcatcatcaggCACCAGTGGCTTAATATCTTCTGGTTCCGTTATGGATGGTAAAAGGAACTTCTCTCTATCCTCTTCCAGTCCTAGCAATCTACCCACAACTACTTCGCTGCCCTCTTTTTCTCATTCCAGCCTCGTAAATAAACTAAGTGCAAGACTGAAAACCGTCAACCAAGCTTCTGCAGTTCAGGGtcttttttcaccatctcGAAATAAACTATGGGATAATCATGAAACTGGAGGTGTCCTGACCTCAAATTCATCCGAATACAAGCCTACGCACTCTAATAATACCGTGCTACCTTCTAAGGGTCTTTCACCTTTCCCGTTGCAGAAGGGTGAAGTATCAGACttgaggaaattgaagattgaTCCAAATAGGAGTGCGGCGAAAAAAGTGAAGTTGTTGTCAGGTATGGCGGCAACTACTAAATCGTTTGAACTGGACGATGGAACGACTAGAAATTGGGATATCAAGAAATCAGAAAGCCGCAACTCTTCAGTATCCAATTTAAACAATACAGATACAGATGAATTTTCTAGTGCAGAAACAAAAGTTgatggagaagaaaaacCTGGTAATACGAAGGAAGAGCCAAAGACTGATTATTGGTGTTCTCCATCCCTCGAAAAGCTATCTCATCTGCCCATGAATCAACTTTCAATTGTTCCTGATTTTGTTATCGGTAGAAAAGGTTATGGTTGTATCACTTTCAATCGTGAGGTGGACTTGACGGCTTTTGCACCAAATCTTGAAGAGGAACTATTTGGTCGCATTGTTGTATTCCACCCAACAAAGACCGTTGAAGTTTACCCAGAAGAGTCTAAGAAGGCACCGATTGGTCATGGATTGAATGTTCCAGCTACAATTACCttggaaaatatttatCCAGTGGATAGAAAGACGAAGAAACCACTTAAGGATGGCTCAAGGTCCGACGAAGTACAACTTTTGATCAAAAGACTGAAAAATATGAGAGATATGGAATTCATTTCCTACAATCcatttggtggtatttGGACTTTTAAAGTGAATCATTTTAGCATATGGGGGGTTGTAAATGAAGAGGACGTTGAAGTGGATACAGCAGAAGTGGAAAAACTGAAAAACGAAAATATGTCTAATAGAACCCTTGCTTTTCCtaagaacaagagaaagtTAGTTCAATCCAATGCTCAAGGTTTTACGCATTCTCCCAAAGAGAATGGGGATAGAACTCAAAATGACCTGTTAGCATTACAGGATCAAAGCGGAGCGGAAGCAACAGATGAATTGGTCGAAGATGAAAACGGCGATGATTTGTTTTTAGAGGAAAAGCCCTACGAACCTGATGTTTCTGAACAAGATTTTGCAGGAATGGAAGTTGAACCCTCATTGAATGTATCCACTGACTGGGTCACACAGCTGAAACTTGCTGGCTCTTCTTTACAATCTATTTTCGCTGCCCCTAAAGATTTACTGGCACCAGGGAATGATGAGATTGACATGCTATTTAACGAGTTTAATCAGTCAGtggaattgaagaagaaaattaaaaaagaaagaaaactaACTTCTCCGTTGAATTTTGCCAAATTCTGTTgtgattcaaaatttttggtcaAAGATAGTCATGGTCCTGTTGGAGCCAAGCTGCATAATCTGCTGTTACCTTATCAAAGAGATGTAGCAATCGTGAACTCCTTATTTAGGAAACAACTCAAAGGGAGCGTTATTATGGAAAGACAATCTAATGCATATCCTGTGGTTACCCAGAATTCTTTGCAATTCAAAGATGTGATGGAACTACATGGTCCATCTGACCCGGACTATCAAGTTTGGAAATTGTGTTCACTTTTATTCGATGCCGTAGATTTACCGGATTCATTGGAcaatgaagaagttaaGGCGAATTTGCTGAAAAAGGAGAGACACAGATTGCTTTGTTCGTGGATCGTTGATCAAGTGCAGGAAGAAATCGATGCTAAGTTAAAGAAGACCACTAATGCGCTTGACCAAATATTCTTATACTTGGCAAAGAATGACATTGTTGGTGCTTCTCAATTAGCTATCAAATCCCAGAATGGGCACATAGCGATCTTGATTTCTCTATTGGGATCAAACGATCCCGGTGTTTGTCAACTAGCTTCTTTGCAGCTAGATAAATGGAACTCCGCAGGTAATAAAGTTGATTCATCTGTGGCTCGTATTTACCGATTACTAACCGGTGATTTGGTGAATGGTTCATTTCTAACAGCAGAAATGATGTCAGAATTTAATTGGCTGGCCTTATTAGGCGTAGTCCTTTATTATGGTAAGATCGATGAATTTTCCCTAGAAGATCTCATCAACCACTTCTTCAGGTATTTCAAAAAACCTGAAAATGACATTTTCCTTATCATTCTGAGCCTATTTAGTAcaccatcatcttctgaagccctgttgaaaaaattaaagttAAATACCACAGCGTTGGAAAGCCTTTTCCCTTGGTACTTTGCTCAGATTTTGAGGTTTGGGACAGCCtacaaattttccaatgtGATCCTTGACCAACTCACTCTAACAtctattgaagaattgaagttTGCAAATCTACACGAGGAGGCCTTATTGGCAACATGTTTCCTATCCAACGATTTTGTCGCTCAGCAACAGATAGATTCATTGGTATTCCATAACATCAAGAGATTAAGCAAGTCTTCTAATGGCTATATTTTGGACAGGCTTAAGATCTCTACAAAATTGATTTATCAAGCAAAGGCCCTTAACGACAAATACAATAGTAACTACCTGTCTGAAGCAAAACATTTGTTGAAGGCAAAATCGTTCGAAGATGCGGAAAAAGTAATTGTCACGCTGGTGGGACCTAGACTTGTAATTCAGGGCGCATCTACACGATTAGAGGAATTAGAAATTCTAAGAACACTGTTGTCTTCTTTCCCccaaaatgaaatggaaaattggGAAAGTGGGTTAGGCGTTTTTgacaatttcttgaaattgattcttgACAAAGACTATAGGGAAGAActattttcttctctaattAGTGGGCTTTCCTTGTTGCATCAAGCCAACAGGTTTCACAAGGAAGTTCCTGTCTGTTGCAATATCATGGCACAAGAATTGGTAACCACCTTTATCAACGAACATGGTGGAAAACTCGATGATAACACCAAAGGGAAGCTACTAAGATTACCTTTGGGCCAACCAGAAAAAGTTTATTTGGAATGCATGTTGGCAAAGACtgtttga